The Alphaproteobacteria bacterium genome contains a region encoding:
- a CDS encoding 2-aminoethylphosphonate--pyruvate transaminase has protein sequence MPIKPAASETGDPLLLTPGPLTTGKRVKEVMVHDWGSRDAAFLKINSEVLARLPEVVNGVGDYVTVPMQGSGTFAVEAMLTTFVPADGHVLLLVNGAYGHRAKKIIDIAKRKVTMYETPEDTPPDLVTVEQALKDDASITHIFTVHCETTSGILNPIVALGALAQKYAKSYLIDSMSAFGALPLDARAVKPDAIAASSNKCIEGVPGLGFVICRKAALEKTAGNATTLVLDLHDQWRNFETTGQYRFTPPIHVIVSFHQALTEFFEEGGQVGRGKRYAENCRVLIDGMRALGFETLLGNNLQAPIIVTFRMPADPAFRFQAFYDALKERGYVIYPGKLTVADSFRIGCIGRLYPEHMRGALAAIRDILDEMGVKSLKAAA, from the coding sequence ATGCCAATCAAGCCTGCTGCCTCCGAAACCGGCGACCCGCTCCTGTTGACCCCCGGCCCGCTCACCACGGGCAAGCGCGTCAAGGAGGTCATGGTTCACGACTGGGGCTCGCGCGATGCGGCGTTCCTGAAAATCAATTCCGAGGTGCTGGCGCGCCTGCCCGAGGTTGTGAATGGAGTGGGGGACTACGTCACGGTCCCGATGCAAGGCTCCGGTACGTTCGCGGTCGAGGCGATGCTCACCACGTTCGTGCCTGCGGACGGCCACGTGCTGCTGCTGGTCAACGGCGCCTACGGCCACCGCGCGAAGAAGATCATCGACATCGCCAAACGCAAGGTGACGATGTACGAGACGCCGGAGGATACGCCGCCGGATCTCGTCACGGTGGAGCAGGCTCTGAAAGACGACGCCTCGATCACGCATATCTTCACGGTGCATTGCGAGACGACATCGGGCATCCTCAATCCCATCGTCGCGCTCGGTGCGCTGGCGCAGAAATACGCCAAGAGCTACCTGATCGATTCGATGAGCGCATTCGGGGCGCTGCCGCTGGATGCGCGTGCAGTGAAGCCCGACGCGATCGCGGCCTCCTCGAACAAATGCATCGAGGGCGTGCCCGGCCTCGGCTTCGTGATCTGCCGCAAGGCGGCGCTGGAGAAAACCGCCGGTAACGCCACCACGCTGGTGCTCGACCTGCATGACCAGTGGCGCAATTTCGAGACGACCGGACAATACCGCTTCACGCCGCCGATTCACGTGATCGTCTCGTTCCACCAGGCGCTGACCGAGTTCTTCGAAGAGGGCGGGCAGGTAGGGCGCGGCAAGCGTTACGCCGAGAACTGCCGCGTGCTGATCGACGGCATGCGCGCGCTCGGCTTCGAGACGCTGCTCGGCAACAATCTGCAGGCGCCGATCATCGTCACGTTCCGCATGCCGGCCGATCCGGCATTCCGGTTCCAGGCGTTTTACGACGCGCTGAAGGAACGCGGCTACGTGATCTATCCGGGCAAGCTGACCGTGGCGGACAGTTTCCGCATCGGCTGCATCGGACGGCTTTATCCGGAGCACATGCGTGGCGCGCTTGCGGCGATCCGCGATATTCTGGACGAGATGGGCGTGAAGTCGCTGAAGGCTGCGGCGTAG
- the phnA gene encoding phosphonoacetate hydrolase, which translates to MMNIQRTPTVSVNGRDYKFPKAPTVCVCIDGSEPGYIERAIEAGLAPNFARLKRNGANLSALSAMPSFTNPNNISIITGRPPAVHGIAGNYFYDRAAGKEVMMNDASFLRAPTIMKAFHDVGAKVAVVTAKDKLRSLLGHGLDMARGRAIAFSSEKADQATVKDNGIGEVLARIGKPLPEVYSSDLSEFVMAAGVSILKKERPDLMYLSTTDYVQHKAAPGSAMANAFYAMMDRYVGELDAAGAVLVLTADHGMNDKHLQNGEPDVIYLQTLLDEWLGAGVARVILPITDPYVVHHGALGSWATIYLPKDADGDALLTRLRAVEGVDVALSAAEACARFELPADRIGDIVVISTIHKVLGTAREKHDLSGLTEPLRSHGGLTEQVVPMIANRPVTLPEGHQLRNFDIFDVALNRVAA; encoded by the coding sequence ATGATGAACATCCAGCGCACGCCGACGGTTTCGGTCAACGGCCGCGACTACAAATTTCCCAAGGCGCCGACTGTTTGCGTCTGCATCGACGGTTCCGAGCCCGGCTACATCGAGCGCGCGATCGAAGCAGGGCTTGCGCCGAATTTCGCACGGCTGAAACGCAACGGCGCGAACCTCTCCGCACTGTCCGCGATGCCGAGCTTCACCAACCCGAACAACATCTCGATCATCACCGGCCGTCCGCCGGCCGTGCACGGCATCGCGGGCAACTATTTCTATGACCGCGCGGCGGGCAAGGAAGTGATGATGAACGACGCGAGCTTCCTGCGCGCGCCGACCATCATGAAGGCGTTCCACGATGTGGGCGCGAAGGTCGCGGTCGTCACCGCCAAGGACAAGCTGCGATCGCTGCTCGGCCACGGCCTCGACATGGCGAGAGGACGCGCCATCGCCTTCTCGTCCGAGAAGGCCGACCAGGCGACCGTGAAAGACAACGGCATCGGCGAGGTGCTCGCGCGCATCGGCAAGCCGTTGCCTGAGGTCTACTCCTCCGATCTTTCCGAATTCGTGATGGCCGCGGGCGTGTCGATCCTGAAGAAGGAGCGCCCGGACCTGATGTATCTTTCGACCACGGACTATGTGCAACACAAGGCCGCGCCCGGCTCCGCGATGGCGAACGCGTTCTACGCCATGATGGACCGCTATGTGGGCGAACTCGACGCGGCGGGCGCCGTGCTGGTACTGACCGCCGACCACGGCATGAACGACAAGCATCTGCAAAACGGCGAGCCCGACGTGATCTATCTGCAGACCTTGCTCGACGAATGGCTGGGCGCAGGCGTGGCGCGGGTCATTCTGCCGATCACCGATCCTTATGTGGTGCATCACGGCGCGCTCGGCTCGTGGGCCACGATCTATCTGCCCAAGGATGCGGACGGCGATGCCCTGCTCACGCGGTTGCGCGCCGTCGAGGGCGTCGATGTTGCATTGAGCGCGGCGGAAGCCTGCGCGCGCTTCGAGCTGCCGGCCGATCGCATCGGCGACATCGTGGTGATCTCGACCATCCACAAGGTGCTCGGCACCGCGCGCGAGAAACACGACCTCTCCGGGCTGACCGAGCCGCTCCGCTCGCATGGCGGGCTGACCGAGCAGGTGGTGCCGATGATCGCGAACCGGCCCGTGACGCTGCCCGAGGGACATCAGCTCAGGAATTTCGACATTTTCGATGTGGCGCTGAACAGGGTGGCGGCATGA
- the phnY gene encoding phosphonoacetaldehyde dehydrogenase: MNIQTKPVADVRHEAMRIAGRRVETDQVVKVFNPYNGAVVGTVPAARPEHVREAFAKAKAFKPKLTRYERQQILLKTADLLSSRKEEFARIITAESGLCWKDSLYEAGRAYDVYSFAGQLTIKDDGETYACDISPQGKQRKIFTTRYPLNGVISAITPFNHPLNMVSHKLAPAIATNNRVVLKPTELTPLTALALADVLYEAGLPPEMLSVVTGNPSTMGDAMITDPDCDLITFTGSVKVGKYIAEKAGYRRIVLELGGNDPLIIMEDADLDKAAELAVTGATKNSGQRCTAVKRILVVNKIADEFSKLVLAKAKKLKSGDPMDPATDVGTVIHEGAAKSFERRVNDAVEKGAKLLHGNNRQGALYPPTVVDHVPPSAELVHEETFGPVIPIIRCPDDIGEVIKISNSTAYGLSSGVCTNRLDYITRFINELQVGTVNVWEVPGYRIEMSPFGGIKDSGLGYKEGVVEAMKSFTNVKTYSLPWPA; this comes from the coding sequence ATGAATATCCAGACCAAGCCCGTCGCTGACGTGCGTCACGAGGCGATGCGCATCGCCGGCAGGCGCGTTGAAACCGATCAGGTCGTCAAGGTGTTCAACCCGTACAACGGCGCGGTGGTCGGCACGGTGCCGGCGGCGCGGCCGGAGCATGTGCGCGAAGCCTTCGCCAAGGCGAAAGCCTTCAAGCCGAAGCTGACGCGCTACGAGCGCCAGCAGATCCTCCTCAAGACCGCCGATTTGCTAAGCAGCCGCAAGGAAGAGTTCGCCCGCATCATCACCGCCGAGTCGGGCCTCTGCTGGAAGGACTCGCTGTACGAGGCGGGGCGCGCCTACGACGTCTATTCGTTCGCCGGGCAGTTGACCATCAAGGACGACGGCGAGACCTACGCCTGCGATATCTCTCCACAGGGCAAGCAACGCAAGATCTTCACCACGCGGTATCCGCTGAACGGCGTCATCTCGGCGATCACGCCGTTCAATCATCCGCTCAACATGGTGTCGCACAAGCTCGCGCCCGCGATCGCGACCAACAATCGCGTTGTGCTGAAACCCACCGAGCTGACGCCGCTCACCGCACTCGCGCTCGCCGACGTGCTGTATGAAGCCGGGCTGCCGCCCGAAATGCTGTCCGTGGTGACGGGAAATCCGTCCACCATGGGCGACGCGATGATCACCGACCCGGACTGCGACCTGATCACCTTCACCGGCTCCGTGAAGGTCGGCAAGTACATCGCCGAAAAGGCGGGCTATCGCCGCATCGTGCTGGAGCTCGGCGGCAACGATCCGCTGATCATCATGGAGGACGCAGATCTCGACAAGGCGGCCGAGCTTGCGGTGACCGGCGCGACCAAGAACTCCGGCCAGCGCTGCACGGCAGTGAAACGAATCCTCGTCGTGAACAAGATCGCGGACGAGTTTTCGAAACTGGTGCTCGCCAAGGCGAAGAAGCTGAAGAGCGGCGACCCGATGGACCCGGCAACTGATGTGGGCACCGTGATCCACGAAGGTGCGGCGAAGAGCTTCGAGCGCCGTGTCAATGATGCGGTCGAGAAGGGCGCCAAGCTCCTGCATGGCAACAACCGGCAGGGCGCGCTCTATCCGCCGACCGTGGTCGACCATGTCCCGCCGTCCGCCGAGCTGGTGCACGAGGAGACGTTCGGGCCTGTCATTCCGATCATCCGCTGTCCGGACGACATCGGCGAAGTAATCAAGATTTCGAATTCGACCGCGTACGGACTTTCCTCCGGCGTCTGCACCAACCGGCTCGACTACATCACACGCTTCATCAACGAGCTGCAGGTCGGCACGGTCAACGTCTGGGAAGTGCCGGGCTATCGCATCGAGATGTCGCCGTTCGGCGGCATCAAGGATTCCGGGCTCGGCTACAAGGAAGGCGTGGTCGAGGCGATGAAGAGCTTCACCAATGTGAAGACTTATTCGCTGCCGTGGCCGGCGTGA
- a CDS encoding aromatic ring-hydroxylating dioxygenase subunit alpha, translating to MSTVDGYDPEHIDALCAAYRGNGPLERPFYTSPEVFNADIDRIWRRHWLYAGHSCLIPRPGDWITWAVGHDSAILARGKDGEVRAFHNTCRHRGSRVCREEQGHGRAFVCPYHAWTYDLDGSLRTATEREFGVHQGKLGLYPVPLKNVAGLLFIALGDDPVSFEQAAADICAKTKHQGLEEAKLAKSARYTVKANWKLIFENNRECYHCNTAHPEYVQGTYDTARFSPQMMPEVERQERLAAERFAHMGLGDATASSEMTGGYWRATRSPLMEGWKTQSLDGEPVAPLMGTFRARNEWSSGTLRCTVFPNFWQHASDDHAVATRITPLDATTSQVDVSWFVHKDAAEGSDYDVARLLPFWQRTSEQDWEICEANQAGIMSPRYEPGPYSQTRETNVQHFVDWYLGALGGPRSRLKAVSA from the coding sequence TTGAGCACCGTCGACGGCTACGATCCCGAACACATTGACGCGCTGTGCGCCGCTTATCGCGGCAACGGCCCGCTGGAGCGGCCATTCTACACCTCACCCGAAGTCTTCAATGCCGACATCGACCGCATCTGGCGACGCCATTGGCTCTATGCGGGCCACAGCTGCCTGATCCCGCGGCCCGGCGACTGGATCACCTGGGCGGTCGGCCATGACTCGGCGATCCTTGCGCGCGGCAAGGACGGCGAGGTTCGCGCCTTCCACAATACCTGCCGGCACCGCGGCTCGCGTGTGTGCCGCGAGGAGCAGGGGCATGGCCGCGCGTTCGTCTGCCCCTATCACGCCTGGACCTACGATCTCGACGGCTCGCTGCGCACCGCGACCGAACGCGAGTTTGGCGTGCATCAAGGCAAGCTCGGCCTGTACCCGGTGCCGCTGAAGAACGTCGCGGGCTTGCTTTTCATCGCGCTGGGCGACGACCCGGTCAGTTTCGAGCAGGCTGCCGCCGATATCTGCGCGAAGACGAAGCATCAAGGGCTCGAGGAAGCGAAGCTTGCAAAGAGCGCGCGCTACACCGTCAAAGCCAACTGGAAGCTCATCTTCGAAAACAACCGCGAATGCTATCACTGCAATACCGCGCACCCCGAATATGTGCAGGGGACCTACGACACCGCTCGTTTCTCGCCGCAGATGATGCCAGAGGTGGAGCGGCAGGAGCGGCTTGCGGCCGAGCGTTTCGCGCACATGGGGCTTGGGGACGCGACCGCATCCTCAGAGATGACCGGCGGCTACTGGCGCGCGACGCGCTCGCCGCTGATGGAAGGCTGGAAGACGCAGAGCCTCGACGGGGAGCCGGTCGCCCCGCTGATGGGCACATTCCGCGCGCGCAACGAATGGAGCAGCGGCACGCTGCGCTGCACGGTCTTTCCGAATTTCTGGCAGCACGCGAGCGACGATCACGCGGTCGCGACGCGCATCACGCCGCTCGATGCGACGACATCGCAGGTCGACGTGTCCTGGTTCGTGCACAAGGATGCGGCAGAGGGGAGCGACTACGACGTCGCCCGGTTGCTGCCGTTCTGGCAGCGCACCTCCGAGCAGGACTGGGAGATTTGCGAGGCGAACCAGGCCGGCATCATGTCGCCACGTTATGAGCCGGGACCATACTCGCAAACGCGCGAAACCAATGTGCAGCATTTTGTCGACTGGTACCTCGGCGCGCTCGGTGGCCCGCGCTCGCGATTGAAAGCGGTCAGCGCGTGA
- a CDS encoding FAD-binding oxidoreductase — protein MKLADTARIVIIGGGAIGCSIAYHLAKLGERDVLLLEKKALTAGSTWHAAGLVGQLRSKVNLTRLMQYSAKLCASIGTDTGQDVGFHRVGSIRLASSDARWEELKRNAAMAKTTGLDVELIGPREIEEKFPLVDLAGVRGATWIASDGYVDPYSLTMAYAKGARAGGVTIVEGATVTGFRQANGRITHVLTDRGDVACEIAVNAAGLWARHVGEMVGLELPVTVLEHQYLVTDKSPLVPDRLPTLRDPDLNFYLKSEPGAFAIGGWEEGTVAVHGSGKLPMDFGQELFAQNLDRLEVIAGPAATRIPLLNQVGIRTVINGPIPVSADGEPVIGVADGIENLFVACGFTAGIAASAGAGFAIANWITQGKPCLDLAGLELSRFRNRRYTPDELTAAAIRAYAAYYALSGTESRPSVLANA, from the coding sequence GTGAAGCTCGCGGACACCGCCCGCATCGTCATCATCGGCGGCGGCGCGATCGGCTGCTCGATCGCCTACCATCTGGCGAAGCTGGGCGAGCGCGACGTTCTGCTCCTCGAAAAGAAGGCGCTCACCGCGGGCAGCACCTGGCATGCGGCCGGCCTCGTCGGGCAGTTGCGCTCGAAGGTCAATCTCACGCGGCTGATGCAGTACTCGGCAAAGCTCTGCGCCAGCATCGGCACGGACACGGGGCAGGATGTCGGTTTTCATCGGGTCGGCTCGATCCGGCTTGCGAGCAGCGATGCGCGCTGGGAGGAGCTCAAGCGCAACGCCGCGATGGCGAAAACGACCGGCCTCGATGTCGAGCTGATCGGACCGCGCGAGATCGAGGAGAAATTTCCGCTGGTCGATCTTGCCGGCGTGCGCGGCGCGACCTGGATCGCCAGCGATGGCTATGTCGATCCGTACTCGCTGACCATGGCCTACGCAAAGGGCGCGCGGGCTGGCGGCGTGACGATCGTCGAGGGTGCGACGGTCACAGGTTTCCGGCAAGCGAACGGGCGGATCACGCACGTGCTCACCGACCGTGGCGATGTCGCCTGCGAGATTGCGGTCAATGCCGCCGGCTTGTGGGCGCGCCATGTCGGCGAAATGGTCGGGCTCGAACTGCCGGTCACCGTGCTGGAGCACCAGTATCTCGTCACCGACAAATCGCCGCTCGTTCCCGATCGCCTGCCGACGCTGCGTGACCCGGATCTCAATTTCTATCTCAAGTCCGAGCCGGGTGCGTTCGCGATCGGCGGTTGGGAGGAGGGCACGGTCGCGGTGCACGGATCGGGCAAGCTCCCGATGGACTTCGGGCAGGAGCTGTTCGCGCAGAACCTCGACCGGCTGGAGGTCATCGCCGGTCCGGCGGCAACGCGCATTCCCCTCCTCAATCAGGTCGGTATCCGCACCGTAATCAACGGTCCGATCCCGGTGTCGGCCGACGGCGAACCGGTGATCGGCGTCGCGGATGGGATCGAGAACCTGTTCGTCGCCTGCGGCTTTACCGCAGGCATCGCGGCGTCAGCCGGGGCGGGCTTTGCCATTGCGAATTGGATTACGCAGGGCAAGCCCTGCCTCGACCTTGCGGGCCTCGAATTGAGCCGCTTCCGCAACCGCCGATACACGCCGGATGAGCTGACGGCAGCCGCCATCCGGGCTTATGCGGCCTATTACGCGCTTTCGGGTACGGAATCGCGCCCTTCGGTGCTGGCGAATGCGTGA
- a CDS encoding putative 2-aminoethylphosphonate ABC transporter substrate-binding protein, with protein sequence MKRSLALLGAAALAATLTVAPASAQRTKLTVYTALENDQLGPFKQAIEAAVPEAEIVWVRDSTGVITARFLAEKDNPRADIVMGLAVTSLIAFEKMGLMETYEPKGASALKASYRDGTPPYTWTGMDAYLSALCFNTVEGKKNNVATPTSWQDITKPEYKGKLVMPHPASSGTGYLTVAAWIQIMGEKAAWEFMDKVHDNIAVYTHSGSAPCVQAAKGERMAGIGFDMRGAREKTQGAPIEIVLPKEGAGWDLEATGIVKGTKNLDVAKKVADWGASKQASELYSKYYALVAEPSVKNIPPNYPPNAEAAMVKNDFGWMAENRDRILAEWSKRYESKAAPKN encoded by the coding sequence CTGAAACGCAGTCTGGCCCTGCTGGGGGCAGCCGCGCTTGCCGCCACGCTCACCGTCGCGCCAGCGTCCGCGCAGCGCACCAAGCTCACCGTCTACACGGCGCTCGAGAACGACCAGCTCGGCCCGTTCAAGCAGGCAATCGAGGCGGCCGTTCCGGAGGCCGAGATCGTGTGGGTACGCGACTCCACCGGCGTCATCACGGCGCGTTTTCTTGCCGAGAAGGACAATCCGCGCGCCGACATCGTGATGGGTCTTGCCGTCACCAGCCTGATCGCGTTCGAGAAGATGGGCTTGATGGAGACCTACGAGCCGAAGGGCGCCTCGGCGCTGAAAGCGAGCTATCGCGACGGCACGCCGCCCTACACCTGGACCGGCATGGACGCCTATCTCTCGGCGCTGTGCTTCAACACGGTCGAGGGCAAGAAGAACAACGTCGCGACGCCGACGTCCTGGCAGGACATCACCAAGCCCGAATACAAGGGCAAGCTCGTGATGCCGCACCCGGCCTCGTCCGGCACCGGCTATCTCACGGTTGCGGCCTGGATCCAGATCATGGGCGAAAAGGCCGCCTGGGAGTTCATGGACAAGGTGCACGACAACATCGCGGTCTACACCCACTCGGGCTCCGCGCCTTGCGTGCAGGCCGCCAAGGGCGAGCGCATGGCCGGCATCGGGTTCGACATGCGCGGCGCGCGCGAGAAGACACAAGGCGCGCCGATCGAGATCGTGCTGCCGAAGGAGGGCGCAGGCTGGGACCTCGAGGCGACCGGCATCGTGAAGGGCACCAAGAACCTCGATGTCGCCAAGAAGGTCGCGGACTGGGGCGCGAGCAAGCAGGCGAGCGAGCTCTATTCCAAGTACTATGCGCTCGTCGCGGAGCCTTCGGTGAAGAACATCCCGCCGAACTATCCGCCGAACGCGGAAGCTGCGATGGTGAAGAACGACTTCGGCTGGATGGCCGAGAACCGCGACCGCATCTTGGCCGAGTGGTCGAAGCGCTACGAGAGCAAGGCGGCGCCGAAGAATTGA
- a CDS encoding putative 2-aminoethylphosphonate ABC transporter ATP-binding protein, with the protein MSDLASDNKPGNSGSPFLRVRDLHKHFGKFTALKDISLDVDKGEFVCFLGPSGCGKTTLLRAIAGLDPQNEGLIEIGGRDVSNLPPAARDFGIVFQSYALFPNLTVAANVGYGLVNRRAGRASIDKRVSELLALVSLTEHGAKYPVQLSGGQQQRVALARALATSPGLLLLDEPLSALDARVRVRLRDEIKALQRRLGVTTIMVTHDQEEALAMADRIVVMNQGVIEQVGTPSEIYRSPTTAFVADFVGTMTFLDGLVSGPDRLRVGGIELACGGVNGFKHGDPVRVGLRPEEVRVRNIDASTPNQIATRISLLDFLGSFCRARLEPEAAPGVSILADFSANAIRDLSVAQGQKLTIALPPESLRLFSRN; encoded by the coding sequence ATGAGTGATCTGGCGAGCGATAACAAACCCGGGAACAGCGGATCGCCCTTTCTCCGCGTCCGTGACCTCCACAAGCATTTCGGCAAGTTCACCGCGCTGAAGGACATCTCGCTCGACGTCGACAAAGGCGAGTTCGTCTGCTTCCTTGGGCCGTCCGGCTGCGGCAAGACCACCTTGTTGCGCGCGATCGCGGGCCTCGACCCGCAGAACGAAGGCCTGATCGAGATCGGTGGCCGGGACGTCTCGAACCTGCCGCCGGCCGCGCGCGATTTCGGCATCGTGTTCCAGTCCTACGCGCTGTTCCCGAACCTGACCGTCGCGGCAAATGTCGGCTACGGCCTGGTCAATCGCCGGGCGGGCCGCGCCTCGATCGACAAGCGCGTGTCCGAACTGCTCGCCCTGGTCAGCCTGACCGAGCACGGTGCCAAATATCCCGTGCAGTTGTCCGGCGGCCAGCAGCAGCGCGTGGCGCTCGCGCGTGCACTCGCGACCTCGCCCGGGCTCCTGCTGCTCGACGAGCCGCTCTCCGCGCTCGACGCGCGCGTGCGCGTACGACTGCGCGACGAGATCAAGGCGCTGCAGCGCCGGCTCGGCGTGACCACCATCATGGTGACTCACGACCAGGAGGAAGCGCTGGCGATGGCCGACCGCATCGTGGTGATGAACCAGGGCGTGATCGAGCAGGTGGGAACGCCGTCCGAGATCTACCGCAGCCCCACGACCGCCTTCGTCGCCGACTTCGTCGGCACCATGACGTTCCTCGACGGTCTGGTCAGCGGCCCAGACCGGCTGCGCGTCGGCGGCATCGAGCTCGCCTGTGGCGGCGTGAACGGCTTCAAGCACGGCGATCCGGTGCGCGTCGGGCTGCGGCCCGAGGAAGTACGCGTGCGCAACATCGACGCCTCGACGCCGAACCAGATCGCGACGCGCATCTCGCTGCTCGATTTTCTCGGCTCGTTCTGCCGCGCACGCCTCGAGCCCGAGGCTGCGCCGGGCGTCTCGATCCTCGCGGACTTCTCCGCCAATGCGATACGCGATTTGTCCGTCGCGCAGGGACAGAAGCTGACCATCGCGCTGCCGCCGGAGTCGCTGCGGCTGTTCTCGAGAAACTAG
- a CDS encoding putative 2-aminoethylphosphonate ABC transporter permease subunit — MSVTTAPSYAGVARTVSREIWVARIGVLLLVAWLLLSIALPLWTLLSKSFQNANGEFIGLTNYIRYFSTPSLFNSIFNSIWVALVTTVIVIPLAFGYAYALTRSQMRFKGLFYAAAMLPLFAPSLLSAISLIYLFGNQGLLKGLLFGGDIYGADGIIVAQVFYCFPHALIIAVTALALADARLYEVADALGTKKSRIFRTVTLPGAKFGLINAAFVVFTLVVTDFGIAKVIGGQFNVLATDAYKQVVGQQNFEMGAVVGMVLLAPAILAFVIDRMVQSRQVALLSARAVPLEPKPNSMRDTWLLIYCLVVAAILIGVLGTAVWASFITYWPYNLTPTLNNYNFTNFDPGGWDPYFTSLAMAACAAVFGTAIVFTGAYLVEKTKVMPGARLLAHLLAMLPMAVPGLVLGLGYVFFVNAKWNPLGFLYGTLAVLVINSVAHFYTVAHITSLTALKQIDPEFESVSASLKVPFWRTFARVTVPICWPSILDVAVYIFVNALTTVSAVIFLYGPNTKLAAIAIVHMDEMGASAAAAGMATMIVATALGAKLLQVLLDRVLFKRLQAWRKR; from the coding sequence GTGAGTGTCACGACCGCCCCCTCGTATGCAGGCGTTGCGCGGACGGTCTCGCGCGAGATCTGGGTCGCGCGCATCGGCGTCCTGCTACTGGTCGCGTGGTTGTTGCTTTCCATCGCCCTGCCGCTCTGGACGCTTTTGTCGAAAAGCTTCCAGAACGCCAACGGCGAATTCATCGGGCTCACCAATTACATCCGCTATTTCTCCACGCCGAGCCTGTTCAACTCGATCTTCAACTCGATCTGGGTCGCGCTCGTTACCACCGTGATCGTGATCCCGCTCGCGTTCGGCTATGCCTATGCGCTGACCCGCAGCCAGATGCGCTTCAAGGGCCTGTTCTACGCGGCCGCGATGCTGCCGCTGTTCGCGCCGTCGCTGCTGTCGGCAATCTCGCTCATCTACCTGTTCGGCAATCAGGGCCTGCTCAAGGGGCTGTTGTTCGGCGGGGACATCTATGGCGCCGACGGCATCATCGTCGCGCAGGTGTTCTACTGCTTCCCGCATGCGCTGATCATCGCGGTGACGGCGCTCGCGCTCGCCGACGCGCGGCTCTACGAGGTTGCCGATGCACTGGGCACGAAGAAGTCGCGGATCTTCAGAACCGTGACACTTCCGGGGGCGAAGTTCGGGCTGATCAACGCGGCTTTCGTGGTGTTCACGCTGGTCGTCACGGACTTCGGCATCGCCAAGGTGATCGGCGGACAGTTCAACGTGCTCGCAACAGACGCCTACAAGCAGGTGGTCGGCCAGCAGAATTTCGAGATGGGCGCGGTAGTCGGCATGGTGCTGCTGGCGCCCGCGATACTGGCCTTCGTGATCGACCGCATGGTGCAAAGCCGCCAGGTCGCGCTCCTGTCTGCCCGCGCCGTGCCGCTCGAGCCCAAGCCCAATTCGATGCGCGACACGTGGCTCCTGATCTACTGCCTCGTCGTCGCGGCAATTCTGATCGGCGTGCTTGGCACCGCGGTCTGGGCCTCGTTCATTACCTATTGGCCGTACAATCTCACGCCGACGCTGAACAACTACAACTTCACCAACTTCGATCCGGGCGGCTGGGACCCGTATTTCACCTCGCTTGCGATGGCGGCCTGCGCGGCGGTGTTCGGCACCGCGATCGTGTTCACCGGCGCCTATCTGGTCGAGAAGACCAAGGTGATGCCGGGGGCGCGGCTGCTCGCGCATCTGCTCGCGATGCTGCCGATGGCGGTGCCGGGCCTCGTGCTCGGTCTCGGCTATGTGTTCTTCGTGAACGCGAAGTGGAACCCGCTCGGATTCCTCTATGGGACGCTCGCCGTGCTGGTGATCAACTCGGTTGCGCATTTCTACACGGTGGCGCACATCACCTCGCTCACCGCGCTGAAGCAGATCGATCCGGAGTTCGAGTCGGTGTCGGCTTCGCTGAAGGTGCCGTTCTGGCGCACCTTTGCGCGCGTCACCGTCCCGATCTGCTGGCCCTCGATCCTCGACGTCGCGGTCTACATTTTCGTCAACGCGCTCACCACCGTGTCGGCCGTGATCTTCCTCTACGGCCCGAATACCAAGCTTGCCGCGATCGCGATCGTGCACATGGACGAAATGGGCGCTTCCGCTGCGGCCGCCGGCATGGCGACGATGATCGTCGCGACCGCGCTTGGCGCAAAGCTGTTGCAGGTTCTGCTCGACCGGGTGTTGTTCAAGCGCCTGCAGGCGTGGCGCAAGAGGTGA
- a CDS encoding GIY-YIG nuclease family protein, giving the protein MPYYLYILASGRRGTLYIGVTNDLVRRVYEHRTDAIPGFTKKYKVHRLVYYEAHDDISAAIAQEKRMKRCSRAWKTELIEKQNEDWHDLWPTLGAWADERRKCRILDCHPGRSRSARAGTHVSPRSAIAETWVPSLPRLALRLAGVARDDSR; this is encoded by the coding sequence ATGCCCTACTACCTCTATATCCTTGCAAGCGGTCGGCGCGGGACGCTCTACATCGGCGTGACAAACGACCTCGTGCGCCGTGTTTACGAACACCGGACTGACGCCATTCCAGGCTTCACAAAAAAGTACAAGGTTCATCGCCTCGTCTATTATGAAGCGCACGACGACATTAGCGCGGCCATTGCCCAAGAGAAACGAATGAAGCGCTGCTCTCGCGCATGGAAAACCGAGCTGATCGAGAAACAGAATGAAGATTGGCACGATCTGTGGCCGACGCTGGGAGCTTGGGCCGATGAGCGGCGGAAGTGCCGCATTCTCGACTGTCATCCCGGCCGATCGCGTAGCGCGAGAGCCGGTACCCATGTATCACCGCGTTCTGCGATTGCGGAAACATGGGTCCCGAGTCTCCCCCGGCTCGCGCTTCGCTTGGCCGGGGTCGCTCGGGATGACAGTCGGTGA